The following proteins are encoded in a genomic region of Oreochromis aureus strain Israel breed Guangdong linkage group 8, ZZ_aureus, whole genome shotgun sequence:
- the LOC120441435 gene encoding NAD(P)H dehydrogenase [quinone] 1-like isoform X1 has translation MAKKVLIVYAHESPASFNAAAKDAAVAALTAQGCTVEVSDLYAMKFKAAATTEDITGGVKDAENFCYAKEIKLASEEGRLADDIKKEQEKLKEADLVIFQFPMYWSSVPAIMKGWMDRVLGFAYAQEKRYSEGIFKDKKAMLSFTTDCPESVYSDTGINGDINVTLWPLQNGILNYCGFQVFAPQIFWDPATDSPESRSSMLEGWRTRLQNLCGEAPVYFAPLDYFDKEKGFLLKPEVKEKFASKECGLTVGIHMGKPLPANSQTKAGV, from the exons ATGG CCAAGAAGGTGCTGATTGTGTATGCCCATGAGAGCCCTGCCTCCTTCAATGCTGCTGCCAAAGATGCTGCTGTGGCAGCCCTGACTGCTCAAGGCTGCACTGTAGAGGTGTCTGACCTGTACGCCATGAAGTTCAAAGCTGCTGCTACTACTGAAGACATCACTG GTGGAGTGAAGGATGCTGAGAACTTCTGCTATGCAAAGGAGATCAAACTGGCATCAGAGGAGGGCAGACTTGCAGATGACATCAAAAAAGAGCAGGAGAAGCTCAAGGAGGCAGACCTTGTCATCTTTCAG TTCCCCATGTACTGGTCATCTGTTCCTGCAATCATGAAGGGGTGGATGGATCGGGTGTTGGGCTTTGCCTACGCACAGGAGAAGCGGTACAGTGAGGGGATCTTCAAG GACAAGAAAGCCATGCTGTCCTTCACCACTGACTGTCCTGAATCTGTGTACAGTGACACTGGCATCAATGGTGACATCAATGTCACACTGTGGCCACTGCAG AACGGGATCCTGAACTACTGCGGCTTCCAGGTTTTTGCCCCTCAGATCTTCTGGGATCCTGCTACTGATTCTCCTGAATCTCGCAGCTCCATGCTGGAGGGCTGGCGCACACGACTGCAAAACCTCTGTGGGGAAGCACCTGTGTACTTTGCTCCCTTGGACTACTTTGACAAGGAGAAGGGTTTCCTGCTGAAGCCTGAGGTCAAAGAGAAATTTGCCAGCAAAGAATGTGGCCTCACAGTGGGGATCCACATGGGCAAGCCACTGCCGGCCAACAGCCAGACCAAGGCCGGGGTCTGA
- the LOC120432715 gene encoding ribosyldihydronicotinamide dehydrogenase [quinone]-like, which translates to MAKKVLIVYAHESPASFNAAAKDAAVAALTAQGCTVEVSDLYAMKFKAAATTEDITGGVKNAENFCYAKEIKLASEEGRLADDIKKEQEKLKEADLVIFQFPMYWSSVPAIMKGWMDRVLGFAYAQEKRYSEGIFKDKKAMLSFTTDCPESVYSDTGINGDIGINGDINVTLWPLQNGILNYCGFQVFDPQIFWDPATGSPESRSSMLEGWRTRLQSLGGEVPMYFAPLDYFDKEKGFLLKPEVKEKYATAGRLCSIC; encoded by the exons ATGG CCAAGAAGGTGCTGATTGTGTATGCCCATGAGAGCCCTGCCTCTTTCAATGCTGCTGCCAAAGATGCTGCTGTGGCAGCTCTGACTGCTCAAGGCTGCACTGTAGAGGTGTCTGACCTGTACGCCATGAAGTTCAAAGCTGCTGCTACTACTGAGGACATCACTG GTGGAGTGAAGAATGCTGAGAACTTCTGCTACGCAAAGGAGATCAAACTGGCATCAGAGGAGGGCAGACTTGCAGATGACATCAAAAAAGAGCAGGAGAAGCTCAAGGAGGCAGACCTTGTCATCTTTCAG TTCCCCATGTATTGGTCATCTGTTCCTGCCATCATGAAGGGGTGGATGGATCGGGTGTTGGGCTTTGCCTACGCACAGGAGAAGCGGTACAGTGAGGGGATCTTCAAG GACAAGAAAGCCATGCTGTCCTTCACCACTGACTGTCCTGAATCTGTGTACAGTGACACTGGCATCAATGGTGACATCGGCATCAATGGTGACATCAATGTCACACTGTGGCCACTGCAG AACGGGATCCTGAACTACTGCGGCTTCCAGGTTTTTGACCCTCAGATCTTCTGGGATCCTGCTACTGGTTCACCTGAATCTCGCAGCTCCATGCTGGAGGGCTGGCGCACACGACTGCAAAGCCTCGGTGGGGAAGTACCTATGTACTTTGCTCCCTTGGACTACTTTGACAAGGAGAAGGGTTTCCTGCTGAAGCCTGAGGTCAAAGAGAAATATGCCACAGCAGGAAGGCTATGTTCTATATGCTAA
- the LOC116328788 gene encoding NAD(P)H dehydrogenase [quinone] 1-like isoform X2, with amino-acid sequence MAKKVLIVYAHESPASFNAAAKDAAVAALTAQGCTVEVSDLYAMKFKAAATTEDITGGVEDAENFCYAKEIKLASEEGRLADDIKKEQEKLKEADLVIFQFPMYWSSVPAIMKGWMDRVLGSAYAQEKRYSEGIFKDKKAMLSFTTDCPESVYSDTGISGDINVTLWPLQNGILNYCGFQVFAPQIFWDPATASPESRSSMLEGWRTRLQNLCGEAPVYFAPLDYFDKEKGFLLKPEVKEKYASKECGLTVGIHMGKPLPANSQTKAGV; translated from the exons ATgg CCAAGAAGGTGCTGATCGTGTATGCCCATGAGAGCCCTGCCTCTTTCAATGCTGCTGCCAAAGATGCTGCTGTGGCAGCTCTGACTGCTCAAGGCTGCACTGTAGAGGTGTCTGACCTGTACGCCATGAAGTTCAAAGCTGCTGCTACTACTGAGGACATCACTG GTGGAGTGGAGGATGCTGAGAACTTCTGCTATGCAAAGGAGATCAAACTGGCATCAGAGGAGGGCAGACTTGCAGATGACATCAAAAAAGAGCAGGAGAAGCTCAAGGAGGCAGACCTTGTCATCTTTCAG TTCCCCATGTACTGGTCATCTGTTCCTGCAATCATGAAAGGGTGGATGGATCGGGTGTTGGGCTCTGCCTATGCACAGGAGAAGCGGTACAGTGAGGGGATCTTCAAG GACAAGAAAGCCATGCTGTCCTTCACCACTGACTGTCCTGAATCTGTGTACAGTGACACTGGCATCAGTGGTGACATCAATGTCACACTGTGGCCACTGCAG AACGGGATCCTGAACTACTGCGGCTTCCAGGTTTTTGCCCCTCAGATCTTCTGGGATCCTGCTACTGCTTCTCCTGAATCTCGCAGCTCCATGCTGGAGGGCTGGCGCACACGACTGCAAAACCTCTGTGGGGAAGCACCTGTGTACTTTGCTCCCTTGGACTACTTTGACAAGGAGAAGGGTTTCCTGCTGAAGCCTGAGGTCAAAGAGAAATATGCCAGCAAAGAATGTGGCCTCACAGTGGGGATCCACATGGGCAAGCCACTGCCAGCCAACAGCCAGACCAAGGCCGGGGTCTGA
- the LOC116328788 gene encoding NAD(P)H dehydrogenase [quinone] 1-like isoform X1 produces the protein MAKKVLIVYAHESPASFNAAAKDAAVAALTAQGCTVEVSDLYAMKFKAAATTEDITALFAGGVEDAENFCYAKEIKLASEEGRLADDIKKEQEKLKEADLVIFQFPMYWSSVPAIMKGWMDRVLGSAYAQEKRYSEGIFKDKKAMLSFTTDCPESVYSDTGISGDINVTLWPLQNGILNYCGFQVFAPQIFWDPATASPESRSSMLEGWRTRLQNLCGEAPVYFAPLDYFDKEKGFLLKPEVKEKYASKECGLTVGIHMGKPLPANSQTKAGV, from the exons ATgg CCAAGAAGGTGCTGATCGTGTATGCCCATGAGAGCCCTGCCTCTTTCAATGCTGCTGCCAAAGATGCTGCTGTGGCAGCTCTGACTGCTCAAGGCTGCACTGTAGAGGTGTCTGACCTGTACGCCATGAAGTTCAAAGCTGCTGCTACTACTGAGGACATCACTG CTTTATTTGCAGGTGGAGTGGAGGATGCTGAGAACTTCTGCTATGCAAAGGAGATCAAACTGGCATCAGAGGAGGGCAGACTTGCAGATGACATCAAAAAAGAGCAGGAGAAGCTCAAGGAGGCAGACCTTGTCATCTTTCAG TTCCCCATGTACTGGTCATCTGTTCCTGCAATCATGAAAGGGTGGATGGATCGGGTGTTGGGCTCTGCCTATGCACAGGAGAAGCGGTACAGTGAGGGGATCTTCAAG GACAAGAAAGCCATGCTGTCCTTCACCACTGACTGTCCTGAATCTGTGTACAGTGACACTGGCATCAGTGGTGACATCAATGTCACACTGTGGCCACTGCAG AACGGGATCCTGAACTACTGCGGCTTCCAGGTTTTTGCCCCTCAGATCTTCTGGGATCCTGCTACTGCTTCTCCTGAATCTCGCAGCTCCATGCTGGAGGGCTGGCGCACACGACTGCAAAACCTCTGTGGGGAAGCACCTGTGTACTTTGCTCCCTTGGACTACTTTGACAAGGAGAAGGGTTTCCTGCTGAAGCCTGAGGTCAAAGAGAAATATGCCAGCAAAGAATGTGGCCTCACAGTGGGGATCCACATGGGCAAGCCACTGCCAGCCAACAGCCAGACCAAGGCCGGGGTCTGA
- the LOC116328820 gene encoding NAD(P)H dehydrogenase [quinone] 1-like, with protein MAKKVLIVYAHESPASFNAAAKDAAVAALTAQGCTVEVSDLYAMKFKAAATTEDITGGVKDAENFCYAKEIKLASEEGRLADDIKKEQEKLKEADLVIFQFPMYWSSVPAIMKGWMDRVLGFAYAQEKWYSEGIFKDKKAMLSFTTDCPESVYSDTGINGDINVTLWPLQNGILNYCGFQVFAPQIFWDPATGSPESRSSMLEGWRTRLQNLCGEAPVYFAPLDYFDKEKGFLLKPEVKEKYASKECGLTVGIHMGKPLPANSQTKAGV; from the exons ATgg CCAAGAAGGTGCTGATTGTGTATGCCCATGAGAGCCCTGCCTCTTTCAATGCTGCTGCCAAAGATGCTGCTGTGGCAGCTCTGACTGCTCAAGGCTGCACTGTAGAGGTGTCTGACCTGTATGCCATGAAGTTCAAAGCTGCTGCTACTACTGAGGACATCACTG GTGGAGTGAAGGATGCTGAGAACTTCTGCTATGCAAAGGAGATCAAACTGGCATCAGAGGAGGGCAGACTTGCAGATGACATCAAAAAAGAGCAGGAGAAGCTCAAGGAGGCAGACCTTGTCATCTTTCAG TTCCCCATGTACTGGTCATCTGTTCCTGCAATCATGAAGGGGTGGATGGATCGGGTGTTGGGCTTTGCCTACGCACAGGAGAAATGGTACAGTGAGGGGATCTTCAAG GACAAGAAAGCCATGCTGTCCTTCACCACTGACTGTCCTGAATCTGTGTACAGTGACACTGGCATCAATGGTGACATCAATGTCACACTGTGGCCACTGCAG AACGGGATCCTGAACTACTGCGGCTTCCAGGTTTTTGCCCCTCAGATCTTCTGGGATCCTGCTACTGGTTCTCCTGAATCTCGCAGCTCCATGCTGGAGGGCTGGCGCACACGACTGCAAAACCTCTGTGGGGAAGCACCTGTGTACTTTGCTCCCTTGGACTACTTTGACAAGGAGAAGGGTTTCCTGCTGAAGCCTGAGGTCAAAGAGAAATATGCCAGCAAAGAATGTGGCCTCACAGTGGGGATCCACATGGGCAAGCCACTGCCAGCCAACAGCCAGACCAAGGCTGGGGTCTGA
- the LOC120441435 gene encoding NAD(P)H dehydrogenase [quinone] 1-like isoform X2 produces the protein MKFKAAATTEDITGGVKDAENFCYAKEIKLASEEGRLADDIKKEQEKLKEADLVIFQFPMYWSSVPAIMKGWMDRVLGFAYAQEKRYSEGIFKDKKAMLSFTTDCPESVYSDTGINGDINVTLWPLQNGILNYCGFQVFAPQIFWDPATDSPESRSSMLEGWRTRLQNLCGEAPVYFAPLDYFDKEKGFLLKPEVKEKFASKECGLTVGIHMGKPLPANSQTKAGV, from the exons ATGAAGTTCAAAGCTGCTGCTACTACTGAAGACATCACTG GTGGAGTGAAGGATGCTGAGAACTTCTGCTATGCAAAGGAGATCAAACTGGCATCAGAGGAGGGCAGACTTGCAGATGACATCAAAAAAGAGCAGGAGAAGCTCAAGGAGGCAGACCTTGTCATCTTTCAG TTCCCCATGTACTGGTCATCTGTTCCTGCAATCATGAAGGGGTGGATGGATCGGGTGTTGGGCTTTGCCTACGCACAGGAGAAGCGGTACAGTGAGGGGATCTTCAAG GACAAGAAAGCCATGCTGTCCTTCACCACTGACTGTCCTGAATCTGTGTACAGTGACACTGGCATCAATGGTGACATCAATGTCACACTGTGGCCACTGCAG AACGGGATCCTGAACTACTGCGGCTTCCAGGTTTTTGCCCCTCAGATCTTCTGGGATCCTGCTACTGATTCTCCTGAATCTCGCAGCTCCATGCTGGAGGGCTGGCGCACACGACTGCAAAACCTCTGTGGGGAAGCACCTGTGTACTTTGCTCCCTTGGACTACTTTGACAAGGAGAAGGGTTTCCTGCTGAAGCCTGAGGTCAAAGAGAAATTTGCCAGCAAAGAATGTGGCCTCACAGTGGGGATCCACATGGGCAAGCCACTGCCGGCCAACAGCCAGACCAAGGCCGGGGTCTGA